One Hordeum vulgare subsp. vulgare chromosome 4H, MorexV3_pseudomolecules_assembly, whole genome shotgun sequence DNA window includes the following coding sequences:
- the LOC123449198 gene encoding RNA demethylase ALKBH10B, producing the protein MASAAVIPTPANGAAPVHGAAEPAGWLMDERDGFISWLRGEFAAANAIIDLLVVHLRAVGDPGEYDHVFAAVQQRRHHWAPVIHMQQFFPVADVAYALQQSGWRRRLPPPQQHGPVVSPAPPPPPPRRPAFAPSHPHPHHRHAAHHRYDPPRGAGSVPPAGSDKDGREFHNKEGKGLKEAENVADAKGLRLNSPVTNEGETNSSQQTVAEGSSKLVPTPVEYTTSEIIDGKPVNTVEGLKVYEGLVNVTEINKIVSLVNETKASSRRGGFEVGQTVIVGKRPLKGHGSVIIQLGIPIIEGPLEDENQRETRVEPVPGMLHDLFDRFFRQGIVPSKPDYCVVDFYCEEEYSHPQQPPSWYGRPLCTLCLTECDMVFGRVIFGERGDNRGPLKLSLSTGSLVVLQGRSADVAKRAIPATRKQRILLTFGKSVARKLAPLESASRPTAPLTPPAMPWGPPSRPANVRPHSPSPQHFGYTPTSSVLPAPTIGPHHIPPSDGMQPLFVAPAPVAAAAIPFPAAVPLPNATAAWMPEAAPRPAPPRFPVPGTGVFLPPGSGHQLPHQMIQASHAHVEPNSPRGSAAYVANGSASPKSSGTTKRADTIEAKPECNGSSNSVGEQQQNGGMKNGGLSKVEPSASK; encoded by the exons ATGGCCTCCGCGGCCGTCATCCCCACCCCCGCCAACGGCGCCGCGCCCGTGCACGGGGCCGCCGAGCCCGCCGGTTGGCTCATGGACGAGCGCGACGGCTTCATCTCCTGGTTGCGGGGCGAGTTCGCCGCCGCCAACGCCATCATCGACCTCCTCGTCGTCCACCTCCGCGCCGTCGGCGACCCGGGCGAGTACGACCACGTCTTCGCCGCCGTGCAGCAGCGCCGCCACCACTGGGCGCCCGTCATCCACATGCAGCAGTTCTTCCCAGTCGCCGACGTCGCATACGCGCTGCAGCAGTCGGGatggcgccgccgcctgccgcccCCGCAGCAGCACGGCCCCGTCGTCTCcccggccccgccgccgccgccgcctcgacgCCCGGCCTTCGCGCcctcccacccccacccccaccatcGCCACGCCGCGCACCATCGCTACGATCCGCCGCGAGGTGCCGGCAGCGTCCCGCCTGCTGGATCCGATAAGGACG GACGTGAATTTCATAACAAAGAAGGGAAGGGACTGAAGGAAGCGGAGAACGTTGCTGATGCTAAAGGTCTACGGTTGAATTCTCCTGTTACTAatg AAGGGGAGACAAATTCTAGCCAGCAAACTGTTGCTGAAGGAAGCAGCAAATTGGTTCCAACTCCTGTAGAATATACAACCAGTGAAATCATTGATGGCAAGCCG gTTAATACTGTTGAAGGGCTCAAGGTCTATGAAGGCTTGGTAAATGTGACTGAGATAAACAAGATTGTTTCTTTAGTTAATGAAACAAAAGCTTCTTCTCGTCGAGGAGGGTTTGAAG TGGGCCAGACTGTTATTGTTGGTAAAAGACCACTGAAGGGTCATGGAAGCGTAATTATTCAGCTGGGAATTCCTATCATTGAAGGCCCTCTTGAGGATGAAAATCAAAGAG AGACAAGGGTGGAGCCTGTTCCTGGGATGCTGCATGATCTGTTTGATCGCTTCTTTCGGCAGGGAATTGTACCTTCTAAGCCAGACTATTGTGTTGTCGACTTCTACTGTGAG GAGGAATATTCTCATCCCCAGCAACCTCCATCTTGGTATGGTAGACCACTTTGTACCCTCTGCCTCACAGAGTGTGATATGGTGTTTGGCCGAGTTATCTTTGGAGAACGAGGTGATAACAGAGGCCCTTTGaagctctctctctctacagG GTCTCTTGTAGTGTTGCAAGGGAGAAGTGCTGATGTAGCCAAGCGAGCTATTCCTGCTACACGGAAGCAGCGAATCCTTCTAACTTTCGGGAAGTCTGTGGCAAGAAAACTTGCACCATTGGAAAGTGCTTCACGGCCTACTGCCCCGTTAACACCTCCTGCTATGCCCTGGGGTCCACCATCAAGGCCAGCTAACGTGAGGCCACATTCCCCAAGTCCGCAGCACTTTGGATACACCCCAACCAGCAGCGTACTTCCAGCACCAACAATTGGACCTCATCACATCCCTCCATCGGATGGAATGCAGCCACTCTTTGTAGCACCTGCTCCTGTTGCTGCCGCAGCCATACCTTTCCCAGCAGCTGTTCCCTTGCCAAATGCAACGGCAGCTTGGATGCCAGAAGCCGCCCCAAGGCCTGCCCCACCTCGATTCCCTGTTCCAGGCACAGGTGTCTTCCTTCCTCCTGGATCAGGACACCAGCTGCCCCATCAGATGATACAAGCTTCCCATGCTCATGTGGAACCGAACTCTCCAAGAGGTTCAGCAGCTTATGTGGCTAATGGTAGTGCTTCTCCAAAGAGCTCAGGAACAACAAAAAGGGCTGATACAATCGAGGCAAAACCAGAGTGCAATGGGAGCTCTAATTCTGTGGGTGAGCAGCAGCAGAACGGTGGGATGAAGAATGGTGGGCTCAGCAAGGTTGAGCCAAGTGCCTCTAAATAG